The Candidatus Liberimonas magnetica genome window below encodes:
- the pyrF gene encoding orotidine-5'-phosphate decarboxylase: MKKLILALDIYEEKKALDMVKALSEYVDIFKVGPILFLKSGPSIVGKIKKLNKEVFLDLKFHDIPQTVKRAVQSAADLGVYSLTLHSSGGKDMIAEASSIQNRPKLWAVTVLTSQETKPEKVVELAILAKESGADGVIASPLEIGLIKKECGREFTVVTPGIRIANANDDQKRVAAPSSAIKAGADFIVVGRPIIEAENPKEAAKKIYEEISKL; this comes from the coding sequence ATGAAGAAATTGATTCTGGCTTTGGATATCTATGAAGAAAAAAAAGCCTTGGATATGGTAAAAGCCCTCTCTGAATATGTAGATATATTCAAAGTCGGGCCTATACTTTTTTTAAAAAGCGGGCCTTCGATAGTTGGAAAGATAAAGAAGCTTAATAAAGAAGTTTTCCTTGACCTTAAATTCCACGATATTCCCCAGACAGTAAAAAGAGCGGTTCAATCTGCTGCTGATTTGGGAGTTTACAGCCTGACTCTTCATTCAAGCGGTGGCAAAGATATGATAGCCGAGGCGTCAAGCATTCAGAACAGGCCGAAACTCTGGGCTGTAACCGTTCTTACAAGCCAGGAAACAAAACCAGAAAAAGTTGTTGAACTTGCTATACTTGCCAAAGAAAGTGGGGCCGACGGTGTGATAGCCTCACCTCTTGAGATAGGGCTAATCAAGAAAGAATGCGGCAGAGAATTTACCGTTGTTACCCCGGGTATCAGGATTGCAAATGCAAATGATGACCAGAAAAGAGTGGCTGCTCCGTCGTCAGCGATAAAAGCCGGAGCAGATTTCATAGTGGTCGGACGCCCTATAATAGAAGCGGAAAATCCGAAAGAAGCGGCAAAGAAAATATATGAAGAAATTTCTAAACTCTAA
- the pyrE gene encoding orotate phosphoribosyltransferase — MEPKEIKTLFEEEKALLSGHFLLSSGLHSDTYFQSALIMQYPELAEMLAIEIAKKLESLKSSIDLVISPALGGIIIGYELGRVLDKRAIFCERVDCKLTLRRGFNILQHENCLLVEDVITTGKSTNEVIEVVKSTGSKVIGVASLVDRSGGKADFGVPKFSLLEIELKCYTPEECPMCKKGIPFVKPGSRK; from the coding sequence TTGGAACCCAAAGAAATAAAAACATTATTTGAAGAAGAAAAAGCGTTATTGTCCGGCCATTTTTTACTATCGAGCGGGCTTCATTCGGATACCTATTTCCAGTCTGCTCTGATAATGCAGTATCCGGAACTTGCAGAGATGCTTGCAATTGAGATTGCAAAAAAGCTTGAAAGTTTAAAATCGTCTATAGACCTTGTAATATCTCCGGCACTCGGCGGAATTATTATAGGTTACGAGTTAGGCAGAGTTTTAGATAAGAGAGCGATCTTTTGTGAAAGAGTGGATTGTAAATTAACTTTACGCCGGGGTTTTAATATTTTACAGCATGAAAACTGTCTGTTGGTGGAAGACGTTATCACTACCGGAAAATCCACAAATGAAGTAATAGAAGTGGTTAAATCTACGGGAAGTAAGGTAATAGGTGTTGCCTCTCTGGTAGACAGAAGCGGCGGGAAGGCTGATTTTGGAGTGCCTAAGTTCTCGCTTCTTGAAATAGAGTTAAAATGTTATACACCGGAAGAATGCCCTATGTGCAAAAAAGGGATCCCGTTCGTAAAACCGGGAAGCAGGAAATAA
- the purM gene encoding phosphoribosylformylglycinamidine cyclo-ligase: MTLTYAKAGVNIDAGNELVRRIKKMVPGIGGFSGLFPLENTKYYLVSSTDGVGTKLKVAGLINKHDTIGIDLVAMNVNDLVCCGAKPLFFLDYFACGKLNVGLAETVIKGIIDGCKISGSALLGGETAEMPGFYSGKEYDLAGFAVGVVEKGKEISGKNIKARDVLIGIPSSGPHSNGYSLIRKVFSKKAIKKYGKYLLAPTRIYVKEILNLLKRERKSISAIAHITGGGFYDNIERLLPDDCHVVVNKSYWSVPDIFHIIQNKGAVPETEMYRTFNMGIGMVVIARENRAGAVQKLLKGSQIIGYVKKGKKGVSVV, encoded by the coding sequence ATGACATTAACTTATGCAAAAGCCGGAGTGAATATCGATGCAGGTAATGAACTTGTAAGAAGAATAAAAAAGATGGTGCCCGGCATCGGGGGGTTTTCCGGGCTCTTCCCGCTGGAGAATACAAAATATTACCTCGTCAGCTCTACCGATGGTGTGGGTACAAAACTGAAAGTTGCGGGCCTTATAAATAAGCACGATACGATAGGCATAGACCTCGTTGCCATGAATGTCAATGACCTGGTGTGCTGCGGGGCGAAGCCTCTTTTCTTCCTTGACTACTTTGCGTGCGGCAAATTAAATGTCGGTCTTGCAGAAACAGTAATTAAAGGAATTATAGACGGCTGTAAGATATCAGGTAGCGCGCTTCTCGGAGGCGAAACAGCCGAAATGCCGGGTTTTTATTCCGGTAAAGAGTATGACCTTGCCGGTTTTGCGGTCGGAGTCGTAGAGAAAGGAAAAGAAATATCAGGCAAAAATATAAAAGCCAGAGATGTGCTTATAGGGATTCCGTCAAGCGGGCCTCATTCAAACGGGTATTCGCTCATAAGAAAGGTGTTTTCTAAAAAAGCCATTAAAAAATACGGGAAATACCTCTTGGCACCGACACGGATTTATGTCAAGGAGATCTTAAATCTGCTGAAGAGGGAAAGGAAAAGTATTTCTGCGATCGCACACATTACCGGAGGTGGATTCTACGATAACATTGAAAGGCTCCTGCCGGACGACTGCCATGTTGTGGTAAACAAAAGTTATTGGAGCGTTCCAGATATTTTTCATATAATCCAGAATAAAGGAGCTGTACCCGAGACAGAAATGTACCGTACTTTCAATATGGGTATAGGGATGGTTGTAATAGCCAGAGAAAACAGGGCTGGTGCTGTACAGAAATTGCTGAAAGGCTCACAGATAATAGGTTATGTCAAAAAAGGTAAAAAAGGGGTATCTGTTGTCTAA
- the purN gene encoding phosphoribosylglycinamide formyltransferase, with translation MSKKVKKGYLLSKKRIGVLISGGGTNLQAIIDACKNGILKDIAEVSLVLSSRLDAYGFERAKNSCIDGVFIDRKEFKDDISYCKKYIDELKKYRVDLVCLAGFMRKLEPDFIKAFSGKILNIHPALLPKFGGKGMYGHYVHEAVIEAKEKESGATVHMVDEEYDHGRIIIQKKIPVLATDTCESLAKRVLEIEHEIYPEAIKIVISGKL, from the coding sequence ATGTCAAAAAAGGTAAAAAAGGGGTATCTGTTGTCTAAAAAGAGGATAGGAGTTTTAATTTCCGGCGGGGGGACAAACCTGCAGGCGATAATCGATGCCTGTAAAAACGGAATTTTAAAAGATATTGCTGAAGTTTCGTTAGTCTTATCAAGCCGTTTGGATGCCTACGGGTTTGAACGCGCCAAAAACAGCTGTATAGACGGTGTCTTTATCGACCGTAAAGAGTTTAAGGACGATATTTCTTATTGCAAAAAATATATAGATGAACTTAAAAAATACAGGGTTGACCTGGTTTGCCTTGCAGGATTTATGAGGAAGCTTGAACCTGATTTTATTAAAGCTTTTTCAGGCAAAATATTAAATATCCATCCTGCACTACTTCCGAAATTCGGTGGAAAAGGCATGTACGGCCATTATGTCCATGAAGCGGTCATAGAGGCCAAGGAAAAAGAGTCCGGCGCCACAGTGCACATGGTAGATGAAGAATACGACCATGGCAGAATAATAATACAAAAAAAAATCCCGGTGCTTGCAACTGATACATGTGAATCTCTGGCTAAAAGAGTGCTTGAGATAGAGCATGAGATATACCCGGAAGCAATAAAAATAGTTATAAGCGGTAAGTTGTAA
- a CDS encoding four helix bundle protein: protein MAIFKNLKVWEKAHQLVLSIYVITKTFPEEEKFGLISQIRRAASSVPTNIVEGCKKNSNREFIHFLNIAETSLEETKYHLILSRDLKYISTTDTEVIYRECEEIGKMISGLKKKLKA from the coding sequence ATGGCAATATTTAAGAATCTAAAAGTATGGGAAAAAGCACATCAACTTGTATTGTCGATATATGTAATTACAAAAACATTTCCTGAAGAGGAAAAATTCGGATTAATTTCCCAGATAAGAAGGGCTGCGAGTTCTGTTCCAACCAATATAGTTGAAGGATGCAAGAAAAATAGCAACAGAGAATTTATCCATTTTCTTAATATAGCAGAAACCTCTCTTGAGGAAACAAAGTATCATCTTATTTTAAGCAGAGATTTGAAATATATTTCCACAACGGATACGGAAGTTATTTATCGAGAATGCGAAGAGATAGGAAAGATGATTTCCGGACTTAAAAAGAAACTTAAAGCATAA
- the purB gene encoding adenylosuccinate lyase — protein sequence MIPRYSRKEMSDIWSEENKFNKMLEVEILACEAMSKKGIIPKADVNQIRKKASVDIKRINKIEETVKHDVIAFLTQVGEKVGPSSRYIHLGMTSSDVLDTALSVQMKESCGLLLKGAKELASTIKKLALKYKNTPMIGRTHGIHAEPMTFGLKMASWYSEMKRVIALLENTKETISYGNISGAVGTFAHLSPDVESYVCRKIGLKPEPVSTQVIPRDRHAIYLCRIALIGASLERFATEIRHLQRTEVMEAEEPFTKGQKGSSAMPHKRNPILSENICGLARLLRGYAVAGMENVALWHERDISHSSAERVALADASILLDFMFARMNKILSGLVVYPQNMARNLKTFQDAIFSGTLLLALVKKGLTREKSYDIVQKAAFQAREKNISLEKCALTEKNISNLLKPQEIKASFDIKSHFKHIPYIFSRVFQDNNG from the coding sequence ATGATTCCTCGTTATTCCCGCAAAGAGATGTCTGATATCTGGTCTGAGGAAAACAAGTTTAATAAAATGCTTGAAGTCGAAATACTTGCATGCGAGGCTATGTCCAAAAAAGGAATTATTCCGAAAGCTGACGTAAACCAGATAAGAAAAAAAGCTTCTGTTGATATTAAGCGCATAAATAAGATAGAGGAAACCGTAAAGCATGATGTAATAGCTTTTCTAACTCAGGTCGGAGAAAAGGTAGGCCCCAGTTCAAGGTATATACACCTTGGAATGACCTCTTCGGATGTGCTTGATACAGCTCTTTCAGTGCAGATGAAAGAATCCTGTGGTTTGCTGCTGAAAGGAGCAAAAGAACTTGCCTCAACAATAAAAAAACTCGCTTTAAAATACAAAAATACTCCGATGATAGGAAGGACTCACGGGATACATGCTGAACCGATGACATTCGGGCTCAAGATGGCATCCTGGTACTCGGAAATGAAGCGTGTAATAGCTCTTCTTGAAAATACAAAAGAAACAATAAGTTACGGCAATATCTCGGGAGCGGTTGGAACGTTCGCTCATTTAAGCCCGGATGTTGAGAGTTATGTTTGCAGAAAGATCGGGCTTAAGCCTGAGCCTGTTTCAACGCAAGTGATACCGCGCGACAGGCATGCGATCTATCTTTGCAGGATCGCTTTAATAGGCGCTTCGCTGGAGCGGTTTGCCACTGAAATAAGGCATTTGCAAAGGACAGAAGTCATGGAAGCGGAGGAGCCGTTTACAAAGGGACAAAAAGGCTCAAGTGCTATGCCTCATAAAAGAAATCCTATACTTTCAGAGAATATCTGCGGTTTGGCAAGGCTGTTAAGAGGTTATGCAGTAGCAGGCATGGAAAACGTTGCTTTGTGGCATGAAAGGGATATAAGCCACTCTTCAGCCGAGCGTGTTGCCCTGGCTGATGCCTCAATTTTGCTTGATTTCATGTTTGCAAGGATGAATAAAATACTTTCAGGGCTGGTGGTTTATCCTCAAAACATGGCACGGAATCTAAAGACATTCCAGGATGCGATATTTTCGGGTACTCTATTGCTTGCGCTTGTAAAAAAAGGCTTGACCAGGGAAAAATCATACGATATAGTCCAAAAAGCGGCTTTCCAGGCGAGGGAAAAAAATATCAGCCTTGAAAAATGTGCACTTACAGAAAAGAATATTTCAAACCTTCTAAAGCCTCAAGAGATCAAGGCATCTTTTGACATAAAATCCCACTTTAAACATATACCGTACATCTTTAGTAGAGTTTTTCAAGATAACAATGGTTGA
- a CDS encoding inositol monophosphatase, which produces MAEEARAAGFGIKSTTPSKYSTPMNYNTPKNLSPFTRTAIEAALAGGKILKKYFNKNIKVDYKGEIDPVTIADKKSQKAILEIIKQRFPGHTTLGEEDKEKAICSEYCWIIDPLDGTVNFIHGMEIFSVSIGLSHNGNIISGVVYAPRLKELFVAEKGKGAFLNGKRIRVSKINSLVRSLVVTGFPYYVHKSSKRVLKNFSGILTKVQGLRRLGSAAIDLSYVARGKYEAFWEEGLKPWDVAAGSLIVREAGGKVTDYANGKGYLLGENILATNGKTHKKMLKLIKR; this is translated from the coding sequence GTGGCAGAAGAAGCGAGGGCGGCCGGTTTCGGAATAAAAAGTACAACCCCATCAAAATATAGCACTCCCATGAATTACAATACCCCAAAAAACTTGTCACCTTTCACAAGAACAGCTATTGAAGCAGCTTTAGCCGGCGGAAAAATACTTAAGAAATATTTCAACAAAAATATAAAAGTTGATTACAAGGGCGAAATAGACCCTGTGACTATCGCAGACAAGAAAAGCCAGAAAGCTATACTTGAGATAATAAAACAAAGGTTTCCCGGGCATACGACGCTTGGCGAAGAAGACAAGGAGAAAGCAATTTGTTCGGAATATTGCTGGATCATAGACCCGCTTGACGGTACGGTCAATTTTATACACGGTATGGAGATTTTCTCTGTCTCTATCGGGCTCAGCCATAATGGAAATATAATATCCGGCGTAGTATATGCACCCCGTCTAAAGGAGCTTTTTGTAGCAGAAAAAGGCAAAGGAGCTTTTTTAAACGGTAAAAGAATAAGAGTTTCAAAGATAAATAGCCTGGTAAGGTCACTTGTAGTTACGGGGTTTCCTTATTACGTGCATAAAAGTTCAAAACGGGTATTAAAAAATTTTTCCGGAATTTTAACTAAAGTTCAGGGACTGCGGAGGCTTGGTTCTGCTGCAATTGACCTTTCTTATGTTGCACGCGGAAAGTATGAAGCTTTTTGGGAAGAAGGCCTTAAACCGTGGGATGTGGCTGCCGGCTCTCTTATAGTCCGGGAAGCAGGCGGAAAAGTTACCGATTATGCAAATGGGAAAGGATATCTTTTAGGGGAAAATATTCTGGCAACAAACGGCAAAACACATAAAAAGATGCTAAAATTGATTAAACGATAA